In Trichoplusia ni isolate ovarian cell line Hi5 chromosome 2, tn1, whole genome shotgun sequence, the DNA window tgtatattattttcatcaaggaatgaaatatacatacaggccttaaaaaaaaatattcatgtaaaatattttgattcattaattctgttattcaaatgaaatacCTAGAATTGTCGTTAGTTAAAACTAAacgaaaataacataaaattttaatatctaaaacataaaaaaatattcaaacataaaacaaaatatagactATCCGGCTTGTCCCggtcataaaataaacaaatgaatattaaagggcgatttaaaaaataaaacctacttttTGCCAACATTCAGGACAACGTAAGCAACGAGGCAAGAAAATTTTATGGCTTGAGGGGACTCGGGACAGACAAACTGTCTAATTATTGCCCGTTTCTTTAACAAGGACATTTTCCGCTGCATGTTAAAATTTCAGGACATATGTCTTCGggtgattttttgttttaagatgaCAAGAAGTCAGAGGTCTATTCAGTATCAGGTTGTTTCGAGTGTCTTGTCTTATTGAGATACAGTATCCAttcaacacaatatttatttaaaactaagtgAGGTTTTTTAATCATACCAATTCAAGCTAATAACTTACTGTAAAGGAAATAATATAGCTAAAAATATAGCACAACTATAACTCCTTTACTTAAACCAAAAGAAACTTTGTAATAGTTAACGGATTTATAGAGTCCTTTTACTTCATGTCCAAGAACAGTCATTCGTTTTAAACAGCAAAGACTAATAGGAaccaactaataaaaaaacgaaaaataaaatagacattGACTTCCTGGGAAAGGAGCAATAGCGGCAATTCAgtgaaagaaaaaaaggtaCCAAAAGATAAATTTTTCCTTTTGCATTTTGTTTCGCGCTACCCTCCCGTTTTCTTTTGTTCCGAGTGATTTATGAAGTACTGGtaacattacaaaacatttaacatagaaagaaagtaaataaaaatttaaataaaaaaaatattcaaacgcCAGATTTTTTGTTACTACCTGACCCACGTCTGAAATATCTGTTTTAGTGATAACGACTttgatttccatattttttttcatgattcgtggtttattttattgaatattgtgAAATATCTGAGAGAGAATTCGTAGAAATCTTACaatgtataaatattgtaaaccgACATTGTAAAAAATGGATTGATTGAACTGAAGACAATTTTACCTGAGACTAAATAAGAATTCCCAAATAGTTGTAAAACAGGTCTCACTGTAAATAAATCGTGTCAGttctttaaaatcattaaatgttagataagattttatgaaaaaatcagGAATTCTAGCAAACATTTAACTAGAAGAAAACAGTGTCAGAAACCAGCAAGCAAGCGTGTCCGAGCGCAagcattattaatattcatgaaacaCAAATTGGAGCAGTGTACCAAATCACCCGGTTTTCCTACGGATCAGTTATTGGCATTCGTTAATTTAAGTCTGATAAGATTTTAAGTTAACGACAAGGTCTATTACATTGTTTGAAAGtgatattcaaatttcatagtCTGATTGTATTAAGCAGCTTTATTAAGTAAGATAATTGTATTAGATATTTAGATTTagacgttttttgttttatctggtGGTAAGAAATATGCTGCTATAATAATGCCAcctgtaacaaataataaaaaatatataccaacAATAAGGAATTATTCAAAGTAGTTCAGTAAGAGTGAATGGATACccactatatttttattgaaaaaaaaaaatacttacctaaAAGATAGGCACTAAAGGCATAGAACGTCATAGTGCAATCTGTCATTAGAAATGAGCCTAGAAAGTTCACGCCAGCGACACCACTGAGACGAGCCACCATTACTCCTAGGCAAGCAGCCATGCCCCTGAAATATCAGCAAATTTAAGAAGTAAATATCCAGTAACtgttgctttaattttttttgttctcatTAAGAAGACAACAAAGTAGTCATTGACAACTATGTAATGCACACATTTGTGTCAAAAAAGACTGCGACCGTTTAACTCTTCGGCTAATACAAATTAATTCGAAAGAAGTTCGGATCACGCAGAAATTATGACTaatgaatttttattcattaaaaaagtgaaaaatctTACCTGTACGACGTAGGATACAGCTCCACATAATAAGCGAACAGTACTCCCATACATAAATTCGTCATCATCATTCCGACGTAGAGCAACAAACTCGCtacattattttgattaaatattgcTCCTAAACTTGAAAGCATTGGAATCAGCAGGAACATGATCatcatgatttttttcattgagGCTAGTTTTGATACGGCAAATGTGATGCCAGCGAACAGCAAGCCATGAGTGATACCTGATAATAAGGTGCGGGTCTGGATGGATGAAAAACAGATGACCTGAAAAGagatgttttttaaaatttaatgtccGTAGATGATTGGCATATATTTACTATCACCTTAAGAAGATCTAATAGGTATGGAATATTGTATAACATTTCTTTTCAAGCCGATATATCCGGATAGAGACTCAAGGTACCTAAGATCACGAAACGGTCAGGTTAATCCTGGCTTCATTGACATGTCTAAGATCGCCTAACGTGCAGGTGAACGGACAATTAGGGCACGTCAGCAAATGGAATAATTTGATCAAGAACACCACACTGGTAACAGGCATCGGAAGGATTAGTATAGTTGTAGTACTTACTGAGTCATCTGAAATTGTAGCGTTTGTCGAGGATATACTCATGATGATATTGCATAAACTCCTTGACTTGTCAGCTGTGGTATGTACTCCAGCCGTGAAGGCTTCCACGATGTACGGCATCCACATTACTAAGCTATTGTTGCTGAAAATCAAAATACAGATTTGCTTTACCGGTTTATTGGTCCAGTAGGGACATAAaggagttatttttttaatttatttcagaaattttaattctattacaAATGGGATggttatattacaataaacttctCTTATCGGacaataagtaataaatgtatGAGACTAGCGACTGTACTAAGAGTTATCCATATTACTTACATGCTGTAAATAACCGTAGTCAAGAAGAAAAGTTGTAAGGTCCTCCATAGTAAAGGTGGTTCAAACAGCGGGATCGTCTGTTGCCATAGggatttaaaaaagtttatatgcTTATCCCTAACCTTACTGTCTTCTTTCAATGTTACTCTGCGTATCTgtgaaattaaaacatcaacATCTTTATTAAATAGGAATATGATCTCAACCTTCGGAAATTCAAGTGCAAGTGAAACAGCGTAATTTAGTTAGATCACGGCATGGCACCACGATCACATTACAAGTAAACAAAAGACGTCCTACAATTGAATATACCTTACCAGAAAGTCATTTTCGCAATTCCCATTCCTGACCCAAATCTTACGAAGATACTCCAAGGCTTTTTGTTCCTGTCCTGCATTGACCAGGAACTTTGGGCTTTCGTAGCAGAAGTGCAGCAAGAAGGCGCTGATACCAAGAGGCGCAGCCATGACTATAGTCAATACCCTCCAAGGAGTAATGCTGATGAAGACCAAATCGTAAGCGAATTTCAACTGGAGGATGAAATAGCCAG includes these proteins:
- the LOC113508593 gene encoding synaptic vesicle 2-related protein-like, whose product is MGIYAKRENSFEISTIARRVEKSQNELETKVYEYEEALDITGNGWYNRSLLFALSIGLLGMGIDIFGFSIIVTGCSCDFKLELWQKSTMLSMPFIGPILMSIPWGYISDTRGRRTTLLIALWGSFLSSFVSAFSTNWIILAVLKVFSSSFCSAVQSGAYALLGESCSNKVRGSYMLIMTSVLMLFLLSYVVPGYFILQLKFAYDLVFISITPWRVLTIVMAAPLGISAFLLHFCYESPKFLVNAGQEQKALEYLRKIWVRNGNCENDFLIRRVTLKEDSKVRDKHINFFKSLWQQTIPLFEPPLLWRTLQLFFLTTVIYSINNSLVMWMPYIVEAFTAGVHTTADKSRSLCNIIMSISSTNATISDDSVICFSSIQTRTLLSGITHGLLFAGITFAVSKLASMKKIMMIMFLLIPMLSSLGAIFNQNNVASLLLYVGMMMTNLCMGVLFAYYVELYPTSYRGMAACLGVMVARLSGVAGVNFLGSFLMTDCTMTFYAFSAYLLGGIIIAAYFLPPDKTKNV